From Lycium ferocissimum isolate CSIRO_LF1 chromosome 12, AGI_CSIRO_Lferr_CH_V1, whole genome shotgun sequence, one genomic window encodes:
- the LOC132040516 gene encoding uncharacterized protein LOC132040516 produces MKELNSTTDPIGQNLIKSISNVCFSVFVFSVLVFTIVAITYQPPDPWESSRALTMVFTQVENATFKGDNSVLKTGEDVDNAPPVGAFSLVPITEASIEKSEEKLPAEILKSGCDENLVVNCSDPRVLITIEKFNLRAFKSIAFLDYQTPVNGSKRDECDVAWRFRNKKEKSWRKYRDFRRFRIGFTDDCSYKVVHAGRWHSGVNARRPRIRVNRIAPPVRDEDINDTLPVIGSDSAFRDGRYLYYSRGGDYCKGMNQYLWSFLCALGEAQYLNRTFVMDLSVCLASSYTQSHTDEEGKDFRFYFDFEHLKEVASIVEEEDFIKDWKRWDKTHKKRISVRKVANYKVSPMQLRKDKSTIIWRQFDGPEPENYWYRVCEGPAGKYIQRPWHSLWKSKRLMNIVTEISGSMDWDYDAVHVVRGEKALNKELWPNLDADTSPDSLATKLQGMITPWRNLYVATNEPFYNYFDKLRSHYKVHLLDDYKYLWSNTSEWYNETTQLNSGRPVEFDGYMRVEVDTEVLYRAKTQVETFYNLTKDCKDGINTC; encoded by the coding sequence ATGAAGGAATTGAATTCAACAACAGACCCAATTGGGCAAAACTTAATAAAGAGTATAAGCAATGTGTGCTTCTCAGTTTTTGTTTTCTCAGTGCTTGTATTTACTATAGTTGCTATCACATATCAACCTCCTGATCCATGGGAATCATCTAGAGCCCTAACTATGGTCTTCACTCAAGTTGAAAATGCCACTTTCAAAGGTGACAATTCTGTCCTCAAAACCGGTGAGGATGTTGATAATGCTCCACCTGTAGGGGCTTTTTCTTTAGTGCCAATAACTGAAGCTTCTATTGAGAAATCTGAAGAGAAGCTGCCAGCTGAGATTCTAAAATCAGGATGTGATGAGAATTTAGTTGTTAATTGTTCAGATCCAAGGGTGTTGATCACCATTGAGAAATTCAATTTGAGGGCTTTCAAGTCCATTGCCTTTTTGGATTATCAAACTCCCGTGAATGGGTCGAAACGCGATGAGTGTGATGTGGCATGGAGGTTTAGAAACAAGAAAGAGAAATCTTGGAGGAAGTACAGGGATTTCAGGAGGTTTAGGATTGGGTTTACTGATGATTGTAGTTACAAAGTAGTTCATGCAGGTCGTTGGCATTCAGGGGTAAATGCACGGCGTCCAAGAATCCGAGTTAACAGAATTGCTCCACCCGTTCGAGACGAGGATATCAATGATACACTTCCAGTCATCGGATCAGATTCAGCTTTTAGAGACGGGAGATACTTATACTATTCTCGTGGTGGTGATTACTGTAAAGGAATGAACCAATATCTATGGAGTTTTTTATGTGCTTTGGGTGAGGCTCAGTACTTGAATCGGACGTTTGTGATGGACTTGAGTGTGTGTTTGGCATCCTCATACACTCAGAGTCATACGGATGAGGAAGGGAAAGACTTTAGGttctattttgattttgagCATTTGAAAGAGGTTGCATCCATTGTCGAGGAAGAAGACTTCATTAAAGATTGGAAGAGATGGGATAAAACTCATAAGAAGAGAATCTCTGTAAGAAAAGTTGCAAACTATAAAGTGTCACCCATGCAACTAAGGAAGGACAAGAGCACAATTATATGGAGGCAGTTTGATGGCCCTGAGCCAGAGAACTATTGGTATCGTGTTTGTGAAGGGCCTGCTGGTAAATACATCCAGAGGCCATGGCACTCTTTATGGAAATCAAAGAGATTGATGAATATAGTTACTGAGATTAGTGGAAGTATGGACTGGGATTATGACGCTGTTCATGTTGTTCGTGGAGAGAAAGCTCTGAATAAGGAGTTATGGCCCAATCTGGATGCTGATACATCTCCAGATTCCCTTGCCACAAAGCTTCAAGGAATGATAACACCTTGGAGGAACTTGTATGTTGCCACAAATGAACCCTTCtataattattttgacaaacttaGATCTCACTACAAGGTACATTTGCTTGACGATTACAAGTATTTATGGAGTAATACAAGTGAGTGGTACAATGAAACAACACAACTGAATAGCGGACGCCCTGTTGAATTCGACGGATATATGAGGGTTGAAGTGGACACCGAGGTTCTCTATAGAGCAAAGACTCAGGTGGAGACATTTTATAACTTGACAAAGGACTGTAAGGATGGGATTAACACGTGTTAA
- the LOC132040517 gene encoding peptidyl-tRNA hydrolase, mitochondrial-like isoform X1, protein MNMMNGVLRRICRRNFCTCSPRPWLFVGLGNPGDKYCGTRHNVGFEMLDAFAESQGIHMETVHCKAMFGKGFVNGIPVLLAKPLTYMNLSGESTGPLAAYYKLPLNRVVVFHDDMDLPCGILRLHPKGGHHRHNGLKSVIYHFRGNREFPRLRIGIGRPPGQMDPKAFKLQKFNSTARERIDAALREGAHALEQVLSKGFSESSKCFNTTQKYKHIRLQTLPT, encoded by the exons ATGAACATG ATGAACGGGGTGCTTAGAAGGATTTGTAGGCGCAACTTCTGCACCTGTTCTCCTCGGCCGTGGCTCTTTGTTGGGTTGGGCAATCCTGGGGATAAATACTGCGGAACGAGACACAAT GTTGGCTTTGAAATGCTTGATGCATTCGCAGAGTCGCAAGGAATTCATATGGAGACAGTACATTGTAAAGCTATGTTTGGGAAAG GTTTTGTCAATGGCATTCCAGTTCTCCTTGCAAAGCCACTCACTTACATGAATTTGAGTGGTGAATCT ACTGGCCCACTTGCAGCATATTACAAGCTCCCTCTCAATCGCGTGGTTGTG TTTCATGATGACATGGATTTACCATGTGGAATTCTTCGTCTTCACCCCAAGGGAGGTCATCACAGACATAACGG GTTGAAGAGTGTGATTTATCATTTTCGTGGAAATCGAGAGTTTCCTCGGTTAAGGATAG GTATTGGAAGACCTCCTGGTCAGATGGATCCCAAAGCATTCAAGCTTCAAAAGTTTAATTCAACTGCAAGAGAACGA ATTGATGCTGCATTACGGGAAGGAGCACATGCACTGGAGCAAGTCTTATCCAAAGGCTTCTCCGAAAGTTCTAAatgcttcaatacaacacagAAGTACAAGCACATAAGATTGCAGACATTGCCAACATGA
- the LOC132040517 gene encoding peptidyl-tRNA hydrolase, mitochondrial-like isoform X2: MNGVLRRICRRNFCTCSPRPWLFVGLGNPGDKYCGTRHNVGFEMLDAFAESQGIHMETVHCKAMFGKGFVNGIPVLLAKPLTYMNLSGESTGPLAAYYKLPLNRVVVFHDDMDLPCGILRLHPKGGHHRHNGLKSVIYHFRGNREFPRLRIGIGRPPGQMDPKAFKLQKFNSTARERIDAALREGAHALEQVLSKGFSESSKCFNTTQKYKHIRLQTLPT; encoded by the exons ATGAACGGGGTGCTTAGAAGGATTTGTAGGCGCAACTTCTGCACCTGTTCTCCTCGGCCGTGGCTCTTTGTTGGGTTGGGCAATCCTGGGGATAAATACTGCGGAACGAGACACAAT GTTGGCTTTGAAATGCTTGATGCATTCGCAGAGTCGCAAGGAATTCATATGGAGACAGTACATTGTAAAGCTATGTTTGGGAAAG GTTTTGTCAATGGCATTCCAGTTCTCCTTGCAAAGCCACTCACTTACATGAATTTGAGTGGTGAATCT ACTGGCCCACTTGCAGCATATTACAAGCTCCCTCTCAATCGCGTGGTTGTG TTTCATGATGACATGGATTTACCATGTGGAATTCTTCGTCTTCACCCCAAGGGAGGTCATCACAGACATAACGG GTTGAAGAGTGTGATTTATCATTTTCGTGGAAATCGAGAGTTTCCTCGGTTAAGGATAG GTATTGGAAGACCTCCTGGTCAGATGGATCCCAAAGCATTCAAGCTTCAAAAGTTTAATTCAACTGCAAGAGAACGA ATTGATGCTGCATTACGGGAAGGAGCACATGCACTGGAGCAAGTCTTATCCAAAGGCTTCTCCGAAAGTTCTAAatgcttcaatacaacacagAAGTACAAGCACATAAGATTGCAGACATTGCCAACATGA
- the LOC132040455 gene encoding uncharacterized protein LOC132040455 — protein MESTSQAQLAAILGADPAPFETLISHLMSTSNEQRSQAESIYNLIKQNDPNSLSLKLANLLTTSPHTESRAMSAILLRKLLTRDDSFIWPKLTQSTQSGIKSLLLTCIQREESKSIIKKLCDTVSELASSILPENQWPEILPFMFQCVTSDSPKLQESAFLIFAQLAQYIGEILVPYIKDLHSVFLQTLNNSPNPDVRIAALSAVINFIQCLSSSSERDRFQDLLPAMMRTLTEALNSGQEATAQEALELLIELAGTEPRFLRRQLVDVIGAMLQVAEAESLEEGTRHLAIEFVITLAEARERAPGMLRKLPQFISRLFAILMKMLLDVEDEAVWHSAEVEHEDAGETSNYSVGQECLDRLAIALGGNTIVPVASEQLPAYLAAPEWQKHHAALIALAQIAEGCSKVMIKNLEQVVNMVLNSFQDPHPRVRWAAINAIGQLSTDLGPDLQVQYHSCVLPALAAAMDDFQSPRVQAHAASAVLNFSENCTPEILTPYLDGIVSKLLVLLQNGKQMVQEGALTALASVADSSQEQFQKYYDAVMPYLKTILVNATDKSNRMLRAKAMECISLVGMAVGKDKFRDDAKQVMEVLMSLQGSQMETDDPTTSYMLQAWARLCKCLGQDFLPYMSVVMPPLLQSAQLKPDVTISSADSDNELDDSDDDSMETITLGDKRIGIKTSVLEEKATACNMLCCYADELKEGFYPWIDQVAPTLVPLLKFYFHEEVRKAAVSAMPELLRSAKLAVEKGIAQGRNEAYVKQLSDYIVPALVEALHKEPDTEICASMLDALNECLQICGPLLDEGQVRSIVDEIKQVITASSSRKRERAERAKAEDFDAEESELLREENEQEEEVFDQVGEILGTLIKTFKAAFLPFFDELSSYIMPMWGKDKTAEERRIAICIFDDVAEQCREAALKYYDTYLPFLLEACNDESPDVRQAAVYGLGVCAEHGGSVFKSLVGEALSRLNVVLRHPSAIQPENVMAYDNAVSALGKICSFHRDSIDSAQVIPAWLNCLPIKGDLIEAKVVHDQLCSMVERSDRELLGPNNEYLPKVVQVFAEVLCAGKDLVTEQTASRMITLLRQLQQTLPPATLASIWSSLQPQQQVALQSMLSS, from the exons ATGGAGTCAACTAGTCAAGCTCAACTGGCGGCCATACTGGGTGCCGACCCAGCACCATTCGAAACTCTAATCTCCCATCTCATGTCAACCTCCAACGAGCAACGATCTCAAGCTGAGTCAATCTACAATCTCATCAAACAGAACGATCCCAATTCACTCTCTCTCAAACTCGCTAACCTTCTCACCACTTCTCCACATACTGAGTCCCGTGCTATGTCTGCTATCCTCCTTCGTAAGTTGCTTACTCGCGATGACTCCTTCATTTGGCCTAAACTCACTCAGTCTACTCAGTCTGGTATTAAGTCGCTCCTCCTTACTTGTATCCAACGTGAAGAATCCAAATCCATTATTAAGAAGTTATGTGATACTGTTTCCGAGCTCGCTTCTTCGATTTTACCGGAAAATCAGTGGCCTGAGATACTGCCCTTCATGTTTCAGTGTGTTACTAGCGATTCACCAAAGTTACAGGAATCTGCATTCTTGATATTTGCTCAATTAGCACAGTATATTGGTGAGATTTTGGTCCCCTATATAAAGGATTTGCATTCCGTTTTCCTGCAAACGCTGAATAATTCCCCCAATCCTGATGTGAGGATCGCGGCGTTAAGTGCTGTCATCAATTTCATACAGTGTTTATCCAGCTCTAGCGAGAGGGATAGGTTTCAGGATCTATTGCCTGCCATGATGAGGACCTTGACCGAGGCCTTGAACAGTGGTCAAGAAGCTACTGCACAAGAAGCATTGGAATTGTTGATTGAGTTAGCAGGGACCGAGCCTAGGTTCTTGAGGAGACAGTTAGTGGATGTCATAGGGGCGATGTTGCAGGTAGCCGAAGCAGAGTCTCTAGAAGAGGGGACCAGGCATTTGGCAATTGAATTTGTGATTACATTGGCCGAGGCTAGGGAACGTGCCCCAGGAATGTTGAGGAAGTTGCCTCAGTTTATTAGTAGGTTGTTTGCTATTTTGATGAAGATGTTGTTAGATGTTGAGGATGAAGCTGTTTGGCATAGTGCTGAAGTTGAGCATGAGGATGCAGGGGAAACAAGTAATTATAGTGTAGGGCAGGAGTGTTTGGATAGGTTAGCTATTGCATTGGGTGGTAACACTATTGTTCCTGTTGCTTCAGAGCAGTTGCCTGCTTACTTGGCTGCACCCGAGTGGCAGAAGCACCATGCCGCTCTCATTGCCCTTGCTCAGATTGCGGAAGGTTGCTCAAAG GTCATGATTAAGAATTTGGAGCAAGTGGTCAACATGGTTCTCAATTCTTTCCAGGATCCTCATCCTCGAGTGAGGTGGGCAGCTATTAATGCAATTGGCCAGCTGTCAACTGACTTGGGTCCAGATTtgcaagttcaatatcacagcTGTGTATTGCCGGCACTAGCGGCAGCGATGGATGATTTCCAAAGTCCCCGAGTACAG GCACATGCTGCATCAGCTGTCCTCAACTTCAGCGAGAACTGCACGCCAGAAATTCTGACACCTTATCTAGATGGAATAGTTAGCAAACTTCTTGTGCTCCTGCAG AATGGCAAACAAATGGTTCAAGAGGGAGCACTAACTGCTTTGGCTTCTGTCGCTGATTCATCCCAG GAGCAATTCCAAAAGTACTATGATGCTGTAATGCCGTATTTGAAAACTATCCTTGTAAATGCAACTGATAAATCTAATCGCATGCTTCGAGCCAAAGCCATGGAGTGCATAAGTTTGGTAGGGATGGCTGTTGGCAAAGATAAATTCAGAGACGATGCAAAGCAG GTTATGGAAGTGCTTATGtcattgcaaggatcacaaaTGGAGACAGATGACCCAACTACTAGTTACATGCTACAG GCTTGGGCCAGACTTTGCAAGTGTTTGGGACAGGATTTCCTTCCATACATGAGTGTGGTCATGCCTCCTTTGCTTCAATCTGCTCAACTAAAGCCTGATGTGACCATATCGTCTGCAGATTCAGACAATGAACTTGATGATTCAGATGACGATAG TATGGAGACCATAACTCTTGGGGATAAAAGGATAGGCATCAAAACAAGTGTCCTAGAGGAGAAGGCTACTGCCTGTAATATGCTATGCTGCTATGCGGACGAGCTAAAGGAAGGTTTCTACCCATGGATTGACCAG GTCGCTCCAACATTAGTTCCCCTTCTGAAATTCTATTTCCATGAGGAAGTCAGGAAAGCTGCGGTTTCAG CCATGCCAGAGCTGTTACGGTCTGCCAAACTGGCTGTAGAGAAAGGGATTGCTCAGGGCCGAAACGAGGCCTACGTCAAGCAGTTATCTGACTACATAGTACCAGCTTTGGTGGAAGCTTTGCATAAG GAGCCTGATACTGAAATATGTGCAAGTATGTTGGATGCATTGAATGAGTGCCTACAG ATATGTGGACCTCTCTTGGATGAAGGTCAGGTCCGAAGCATTGTGGATGAGATAAAGCAGGTCATCACTGCCAGTTCAAGCCGAAAGAGAGAACGAGCAGAGAGAGCAAAAGCTGAAGATTTTGATGCTGAGGAAAGTGAGTTGCTCAGGGAGGAAAATgagcaagaagaagaagtgTTTGACCAA GTTGGTGAAATATTGGGTACACTGATCAAAACATTCAAGGCAGCTTTCTTGCCCTTCTTCGACGAGCTCTCATCATATATAATGCCTATGTGG GGTAAGGATAAAACAGCTGAAGAACGTAGAATAGCAATTTGCATCTTTGATGATGTTGCAGAGCAGTGCCGAGAAGCGGCTTTAAA GTATTATGACACATATCTTCCTTTCCTCTTGGAAGCTTGCAATGATGAGAGCCCGGATGTCAGACAG GCTGCTGTTTATGGACTTGGTGTATGTGCAGAACATGGTGGTTCGGTTTTCAAATCTCTAGTGGGAG AGGCTCTGTCAAGGCTCAATGTTGTTTTAAGGCATCCAAGTGCCATACAACCTGAGAACGTAATGGCATATGATAATGCTGTTTCAGCATTAGGGAAAATTTGCAGTTTTCATCGTGACAGCATTGACTCGGCCCAG GTTATTCCTGCTTGGCTGAATTGCCTGCCTATAAAAGGTGACCTGATTGAAGCCAAGGTTGTTCACGACCAACTTTGTTCAATGGTTGAAAG GTCAGACAGAGAACTTCTGGGTCCCAACAATGAGTACCTTCCAAAAGTTGTTCAAGTTTTTGCTGAG GTTCTATGTGCCGGTAAGGATCTGGTGACAGAGCAGACTGCTAGTAGGATGATTACTCTGTTGAGGCAGCTTCAGCAAACACTACCACCAGCCACCCTGGCTTCAATATGGTCATCCCTGCAGCCTCAACAGCAGGTAGCACTTCAATCAATGCTATCATCATAA